From a region of the Lentilactobacillus curieae genome:
- a CDS encoding uracil-DNA glycosylase family protein — MEQLQKIFDDIKADPDNRAFTEKGILPLYHVIPEAEILIISQAPSRKAQESMVFWDDPSGDRLREWMGVTKDEFYNAGKVAVMPLDFYYPGKGTHGDLPPRKGFAEKWHAQLLRQMPNVKVTLLIGQYAQKYYLNGRLGKNLTETVRNYQMYLPEYFPLVHPSPLNYGWLKRNPWFETDVLPELQKRIRSVF; from the coding sequence GTGGAACAACTACAAAAAATCTTTGATGATATTAAGGCGGATCCAGATAACAGAGCGTTTACGGAAAAGGGAATCTTGCCGTTATATCATGTAATTCCTGAAGCAGAAATTCTAATTATTAGTCAAGCACCTAGTAGAAAAGCCCAAGAATCCATGGTGTTTTGGGATGACCCGAGTGGTGACCGATTACGAGAATGGATGGGTGTGACCAAGGATGAATTTTATAACGCTGGTAAGGTGGCAGTGATGCCACTAGATTTCTACTATCCTGGTAAGGGTACTCATGGTGATCTACCGCCTAGGAAGGGGTTTGCTGAGAAATGGCATGCACAACTGTTGAGACAGATGCCTAATGTTAAGGTAACCCTACTGATTGGCCAGTATGCACAAAAATACTATTTAAATGGCAGGTTAGGTAAGAACCTGACGGAAACGGTTCGCAATTATCAAATGTATCTACCAGAGTACTTTCCATTAGTCCATCCCTCGCCACTTAATTATGGGTGGTTAAAACGAAACCCGTGGTTTGAAACTGATGTGTTACCAGAACTGCAGAAAAGAATTCGAAGTGTATTCTAA
- a CDS encoding GNAT family N-acetyltransferase, translated as MEEIILDKSSSQIKQFAKLIQEVSWGAGKYLANIMINNQLSDFERVIMLTNQNELVGFAALLKEDIVKDTGLTPFISTVFVAEKYRGKKLSQKLVSDLETIARQAGFSTVYIATAHIGLYEKIGYQHFDDKLDIMGRPMRLLKKQLTSAN; from the coding sequence ATGGAAGAAATTATATTAGATAAAAGCAGTTCCCAAATTAAGCAATTTGCCAAATTAATTCAAGAAGTTTCTTGGGGAGCCGGAAAGTATTTAGCAAATATCATGATAAATAATCAACTTTCTGACTTTGAACGAGTAATAATGCTGACAAATCAAAATGAATTAGTTGGATTTGCAGCACTACTAAAAGAAGATATCGTTAAAGACACTGGTCTAACCCCATTTATTAGCACCGTGTTTGTTGCCGAAAAATATCGGGGCAAGAAGTTGAGTCAAAAATTAGTTTCTGACTTAGAAACTATTGCTAGGCAGGCGGGATTTTCAACTGTATATATTGCAACTGCTCACATCGGTTTGTACGAAAAGATTGGTTACCAACACTTTGATGATAAATTAGACATAATGGGTAGGCCGATGCGATTACTAAAGAAACAATTAACAAGCGCTAACTAG
- a CDS encoding acyl-CoA thioesterase has product MSEYYHQVQYYETDRMQITHHSNYIRYMEEARTDFLDKIDWPFEKLEKSGITSPVASVNGKYLKPTTFPDKIRIETQVSEVGVAKLILKYQMFHNDELVFEGISEHGFLDANNRIINLKRKLPEFYKALQESQED; this is encoded by the coding sequence ATTTCAGAATATTATCACCAAGTGCAATACTACGAAACAGATCGAATGCAAATTACGCATCATTCTAACTATATCCGTTATATGGAGGAAGCCAGAACTGACTTTTTAGACAAGATTGATTGGCCATTTGAAAAGCTTGAGAAAAGCGGGATCACATCCCCCGTTGCTTCAGTTAACGGAAAATACCTCAAACCAACAACATTCCCTGATAAAATTAGAATTGAAACCCAAGTTTCAGAAGTCGGTGTAGCAAAGCTAATTTTGAAATACCAGATGTTTCATAATGACGAATTAGTATTTGAAGGAATCAGTGAACATGGCTTTTTAGATGCGAATAATCGAATTATCAATTTGAAACGGAAACTTCCTGAATTTTATAAGGCGTTACAAGAATCCCAGGAGGATTAG
- the rlmH gene encoding 23S rRNA (pseudouridine(1915)-N(3))-methyltransferase RlmH, translating into MNIKLVVVGKLKEKYFKQGIAEYAKRLSRFCKFQIVEVPDEKAPESLSDAEMADVMQKEGERILGKIKDKEYVYALAILGKERSSEEFAKEIANLTTYGHSDITFVIGGSLGLDPAVLKRADTQISFGRFTLPHQLMRLVLTEQIYRAFMINEGSPYHK; encoded by the coding sequence ATGAACATTAAACTGGTCGTTGTGGGGAAGCTAAAGGAAAAGTACTTTAAGCAAGGAATTGCGGAATACGCTAAACGCCTTTCAAGATTCTGCAAATTTCAAATCGTTGAAGTTCCCGATGAAAAGGCTCCAGAATCGTTGAGTGATGCTGAAATGGCTGATGTGATGCAAAAAGAAGGAGAACGGATTCTGGGGAAAATCAAGGATAAGGAGTATGTTTACGCACTTGCGATTCTTGGGAAGGAGCGTTCATCTGAGGAATTCGCGAAAGAAATCGCAAACCTGACAACTTACGGACATTCAGACATCACCTTTGTAATTGGCGGATCATTAGGATTAGATCCGGCCGTATTAAAACGCGCGGACACACAGATTTCGTTTGGTAGGTTTACGTTACCTCACCAGTTGATGAGGTTAGTATTAACTGAACAGATTTATCGGGCGTTTATGATTAATGAGGGTAGCCCATATCATAAGTAA
- a CDS encoding MDR family MFS transporter has translation MKEIKLKWLVTGALTSSIGMSFIWPLTSVYLHNHLHVSLTIVGIVLLFNSLASVLGSYIGGHMYDHGNPYKLLVGGVTTTLVTLLLLIPFHGWPIFGLLLFFNGLTSGWNITMVNAIGSSIRSQDTRFVFNMLYFAQNLGVVLGTSLVGFVYNFSVTLLFVIASGLYLIFLILVITKYKPAAVKPKKALIRNRKDQKPDKLPRANILILNLFFISLLLIWVMYQQWVSNLSVYMTGQGIPLSLYSVLWTLNAGLIVVIQIITNWIARYYENLILQILFGILVVASSFVVLIFAKSYYMFVISMVVLTIGEATAFPTIPALVNTLTPVSVKGKYQGAVNAWASAGRAFGPLLGGLIIDAQSYVSLFIIATITIFLVLITLATTWNLTKSKLEFYR, from the coding sequence ATGAAAGAGATTAAACTTAAGTGGCTCGTAACCGGTGCCCTAACTAGTAGTATTGGGATGAGTTTCATATGGCCACTCACCAGTGTGTATTTGCATAATCATTTACACGTATCATTAACCATTGTCGGAATTGTGTTACTCTTCAACTCCCTTGCAAGTGTGTTGGGAAGTTACATCGGCGGCCACATGTATGATCACGGAAATCCATATAAATTGCTAGTTGGTGGCGTAACAACCACGTTAGTAACACTACTCTTATTAATTCCATTTCATGGTTGGCCAATTTTTGGGCTTTTGCTATTTTTTAATGGTCTTACCTCTGGCTGGAATATTACCATGGTCAACGCAATCGGCTCCAGCATTCGTAGCCAAGATACCAGGTTTGTGTTTAACATGCTCTACTTCGCTCAGAACCTTGGTGTCGTATTGGGAACATCACTTGTCGGCTTTGTTTACAACTTTAGCGTTACGCTACTGTTTGTCATCGCTAGTGGTTTATACCTTATCTTTTTAATACTCGTCATCACCAAGTACAAACCAGCAGCAGTTAAGCCAAAAAAAGCACTAATACGCAATCGCAAAGACCAAAAACCTGATAAATTACCAAGAGCTAACATACTAATTCTAAACTTATTCTTTATATCGCTATTGTTAATTTGGGTTATGTATCAGCAGTGGGTATCTAACCTTTCCGTATATATGACTGGTCAAGGAATTCCCCTAAGCCTTTACAGTGTGCTTTGGACACTTAATGCCGGCCTGATTGTAGTGATCCAAATAATTACTAATTGGATTGCCCGTTATTACGAAAACCTAATCTTGCAAATCCTGTTCGGAATACTAGTGGTCGCTTCGTCCTTCGTGGTTTTGATTTTTGCCAAAAGTTACTACATGTTTGTAATTTCGATGGTAGTTCTCACCATTGGTGAAGCAACGGCCTTTCCAACCATCCCAGCCCTCGTCAATACCCTTACGCCAGTATCAGTAAAGGGAAAGTACCAGGGAGCAGTAAATGCTTGGGCATCAGCAGGACGTGCTTTTGGTCCATTATTAGGTGGGCTGATTATTGACGCTCAATCATATGTGTCATTATTTATTATTGCAACAATTACAATCTTTCTGGTATTAATCACCCTAGCAACAACCTGGAATTTAACTAAGTCAAAGTTAGAATTTTATAGATAA
- a CDS encoding bifunctional metallophosphatase/5'-nucleotidase yields the protein MLSLPLILAGLVSIAPAANADDSTQTLPNVAGTDEYAKPIEQPEFQSVPSKYKKDIPVQILGINDLHGGLSTTGDVGIGQKTYKGAGTAARLATYLDQAQEQFKEVANSNNTFRVEAGDMVGAAPANSSLLAHESTMHALKEMRFQIGTLGNHEFDRGLPEFNRILNGNPPTAQTNANQLVKDYPHYSTDMQLVVANVVRQDNGQIPFGYKPYTIKTIKAGNEKAKIGFIGVDTSTLPSLTLYDNYKDYKVLDEAQTIAKYDTILNKKGVKAVVVLAHTGVATSPQGQTTGPVVDILNKLNSIDPDNHVGLYVAGHSHQYANAKIGNTHVVQAVYTGKAYDDVWSYVSPKSGKFVTVAPHVYPVLSQQDDPTTSPNPNVAAVVKDADDRVGPQVNQVIGKAAKPETITGRLHNNKTMENAAGELVVDGQLYEANKHNVPADFAMTNTGGVRADLEVNSNGDITWGSATAVQPFGNILQVVKMTGKQIEQALNQQYDQNQQYYLQIAGLKYTYTDSGDSNQPFKVVSMTKDDGTKISPDGTYNVVINDFLHGGGDDFTAFKDTPIQGSIGTDTDTFVQYIKDMTAAGTPVQAPQLNRKVYQGH from the coding sequence ATGCTGTCCCTACCACTGATTTTAGCGGGACTTGTAAGTATAGCACCAGCAGCAAATGCAGATGATTCAACCCAAACATTACCGAATGTTGCGGGTACCGATGAGTATGCTAAGCCAATCGAACAACCGGAATTTCAATCTGTTCCAAGTAAGTATAAAAAGGACATTCCTGTACAGATTTTAGGAATTAACGATCTCCATGGTGGACTAAGTACCACGGGGGATGTAGGAATCGGCCAAAAGACTTACAAGGGTGCTGGAACAGCAGCTAGATTAGCTACATATCTTGATCAAGCACAAGAGCAATTTAAGGAAGTTGCCAATTCAAATAATACCTTTAGGGTTGAAGCAGGCGACATGGTGGGTGCTGCTCCGGCAAATTCATCATTGTTAGCTCATGAATCTACAATGCACGCGCTTAAAGAAATGCGGTTTCAAATAGGGACCTTGGGGAACCATGAGTTTGATCGCGGGTTACCTGAATTTAACCGAATTTTAAATGGAAATCCGCCTACAGCACAAACTAACGCCAACCAATTGGTGAAGGACTATCCTCATTATTCAACTGACATGCAATTGGTTGTTGCTAATGTAGTTCGCCAGGATAATGGCCAAATCCCATTTGGGTATAAACCATATACCATTAAAACTATAAAGGCCGGTAATGAAAAGGCTAAGATTGGGTTTATTGGTGTGGACACATCAACTTTGCCAAGTTTAACACTCTATGATAACTACAAAGATTACAAGGTTCTGGATGAGGCCCAAACCATTGCCAAGTACGATACGATCCTAAATAAGAAGGGTGTTAAAGCAGTTGTTGTTCTTGCCCATACTGGTGTGGCAACGAGTCCACAAGGACAAACGACTGGCCCAGTTGTTGATATTCTTAATAAATTAAACTCAATTGATCCAGATAATCATGTCGGTCTTTATGTTGCTGGTCACTCACATCAATACGCAAACGCTAAGATCGGGAATACTCACGTTGTTCAAGCAGTTTACACAGGTAAAGCATACGATGATGTTTGGAGCTACGTTAGTCCAAAATCTGGTAAGTTTGTAACTGTTGCACCACACGTGTACCCAGTGTTATCACAGCAAGATGATCCAACAACTAGTCCAAACCCAAATGTTGCGGCCGTTGTTAAGGATGCAGATGATCGTGTAGGCCCACAGGTTAACCAGGTTATTGGTAAAGCAGCTAAACCAGAAACCATTACTGGCCGTTTGCACAATAATAAAACAATGGAAAATGCAGCTGGTGAATTGGTTGTCGATGGGCAACTATACGAGGCTAATAAGCACAACGTTCCTGCTGATTTTGCTATGACTAATACAGGTGGTGTTCGAGCTGACCTTGAAGTTAACTCAAATGGAGATATTACCTGGGGATCAGCAACTGCCGTCCAACCATTCGGAAATATTCTCCAGGTTGTAAAGATGACTGGAAAGCAAATTGAACAAGCGTTGAATCAGCAGTATGATCAAAATCAGCAATATTACTTACAAATAGCTGGACTTAAATATACTTATACTGATTCAGGTGATTCTAACCAGCCGTTTAAGGTGGTATCAATGACAAAGGATGATGGGACAAAGATTAGCCCAGATGGGACGTATAATGTGGTTATTAATGACTTCCTTCACGGAGGTGGGGATGACTTTACTGCGTTTAAAGATACGCCAATCCAAGGTTCTATTGGAACGGATACAGATACTTTTGTTCAATATATCAAGGATATGACCGCAGCAGGAACACCAGTTCAAGCTCCACAGTTAAATCGAAAAGTGTACCAAGGACATTAA